A window of Armatimonadota bacterium contains these coding sequences:
- a CDS encoding RNA-binding S4 domain-containing protein gives MAGSEGEGGQRVGPPIEDRLGGPQAVDRRAVRLDKFLQVSRLVKRRTLADALCSNHRVRVNDHVAKASTAVRAGDIIEIDFGTRRVTARVLKVPDGAPPKSEAALLTEIVDRSRVREAW, from the coding sequence GTGGCGGGAAGCGAAGGAGAGGGCGGGCAGCGGGTAGGGCCGCCGATCGAAGATCGGCTGGGTGGGCCGCAAGCCGTCGACCGCAGAGCCGTGCGCCTGGACAAGTTCCTGCAGGTCAGCCGCCTCGTCAAGCGCCGCACGCTGGCCGACGCGCTGTGCTCGAATCACCGGGTGCGCGTCAACGACCACGTGGCCAAGGCGTCGACCGCGGTGCGGGCGGGGGACATCATCGAGATCGACTTCGGCACCCGCAGGGTCACCGCGCGTGTGCTGAAGGTCCCCGACGGTGCGCCGCCGAAATCGGAAGCCGCCCTGCTCACCGAGATCGTGGACCGCAGCCGCGTACGGGAGGCGTGGTGA
- a CDS encoding transglycosylase SLT domain-containing protein, producing MKPRTSRARRRLHVPRGWIVLWLLLAAGTSVIGRWVTDAPQQALRLLGRDVPQPVPARGIPFAEPINRAAARHGLDPALVAAVVAIESNFDPAALSPKGARGLMQVMPQTWPEVAPAACRAPECAFRPDANLDAGARYLRRMLVRFGGDVGLALAAYNAGPEAVARYGRPRYPETERYVRNVSLAWLEMRRGAGFLHPWALSAIRSFEVWQAAFWVGLLACAGVTLAIVRAAVAR from the coding sequence GTGAAGCCGCGGACTTCGAGAGCCAGACGCCGCCTGCACGTCCCCCGGGGATGGATCGTCCTATGGCTGCTGCTGGCTGCGGGCACCTCGGTGATCGGACGGTGGGTCACCGACGCCCCGCAGCAGGCCCTGCGGCTGCTGGGGCGAGATGTCCCGCAGCCCGTGCCGGCGCGCGGCATCCCGTTCGCCGAGCCGATCAACCGCGCCGCGGCCCGTCACGGGCTGGATCCGGCGCTCGTGGCGGCGGTGGTCGCGATCGAATCGAACTTCGACCCCGCTGCCTTATCCCCGAAGGGGGCGCGCGGTCTCATGCAGGTGATGCCCCAGACCTGGCCGGAAGTCGCGCCGGCGGCGTGCCGCGCCCCGGAGTGCGCCTTTCGGCCGGACGCCAACCTGGACGCCGGCGCCCGGTACCTGCGCAGGATGCTCGTGCGGTTCGGGGGTGACGTCGGGCTGGCCCTGGCCGCCTACAACGCGGGGCCGGAAGCCGTCGCACGATACGGCCGGCCCCGCTACCCGGAGACGGAGCGGTACGTGCGCAACGTCTCCCTGGCATGGCTGGAGATGCGGCGCGGTGCGGGTTTTCTGCACCCGTGGGCGTTGAGCGCCATCCGGTCGTTCGAGGTCTGGCAGGCGGCCTTTTGGGTCGGTCTCCTCGCGTGCGCGGGGGTCACCCTGGCGATCGTGCGGGCGGCCGTCGCGCGCTAG
- the mazG gene encoding nucleoside triphosphate pyrophosphohydrolase, with protein MGETSFDDLVRVMAALRGPGGCPWDRQQTHESLRPYLLEEAYEVLDAVDAQDPQRLRDELGDLLLQVVFHARIAEEAGRFTIEDVISGIRDKLVRRHPHVFPDAQGRIAEGIDTPHKVKQRWEEIKKSERGEQTSVLDGVVSAVPALMWAQEIYRRVSQTGFEWPDARSALVKVDEELRELTEAVERHDASAVHEEVGDVLMTTVKVAAFVGVDAEQALRDTCAKFIRRFRSMENLAAQRGHRVEQMSLPDLEGLWREAKERAGSG; from the coding sequence TTGGGCGAGACGAGCTTCGACGACCTGGTGCGCGTGATGGCCGCGCTCCGCGGACCCGGGGGATGCCCGTGGGACCGGCAACAGACCCACGAGTCGTTGCGACCTTACCTCCTGGAGGAGGCCTACGAGGTCCTCGATGCCGTCGACGCGCAGGATCCTCAGCGGCTGCGCGACGAACTCGGAGACCTGCTGCTTCAGGTGGTGTTCCACGCGCGCATCGCCGAGGAAGCCGGTCGGTTCACGATCGAGGACGTGATCTCGGGGATTCGCGACAAACTGGTGCGCCGCCACCCCCACGTCTTCCCGGACGCCCAGGGACGCATCGCGGAGGGCATCGACACCCCGCACAAAGTGAAGCAACGGTGGGAGGAGATCAAAAAGTCCGAGCGCGGCGAGCAGACGTCGGTGCTGGACGGCGTGGTCTCTGCGGTGCCGGCGCTGATGTGGGCCCAGGAGATCTACCGGAGGGTGTCTCAGACCGGCTTCGAGTGGCCGGACGCGCGGAGCGCGCTCGTGAAGGTCGACGAGGAACTGCGCGAACTCACCGAGGCCGTCGAGCGCCACGATGCATCCGCGGTGCATGAGGAGGTCGGCGACGTCCTGATGACGACCGTGAAGGTCGCGGCCTTCGTGGGGGTGGATGCCGAGCAGGCGCTGCGCGACACGTGTGCGAAGTTCATCCGCCGCTTCCGCTCCATGGAGAACCTGGCGGCCCAGCGCGGCCACCGGGTCGAGCAGATGTCTTTGCCGGACCTGGAGGGCCTGTGGCGGGAAGCGAAGGAGAGGGCGGGCAGCGGGTAG
- a CDS encoding S1 RNA-binding domain-containing protein: MGAEGNATVQIGQIVEGVVAKITNYGAFVDLPSGRSGLVHISEIADTFVRDIREYLREGQTVRVKVLGLNERGKLDLSVKQALSPEERANRQKQRTTFEEKLKAFLKQSEERLLDLKRNTEAKRGGRGRRRR; encoded by the coding sequence ATGGGCGCCGAAGGGAACGCCACGGTGCAGATCGGCCAGATCGTCGAGGGCGTGGTCGCGAAGATCACGAACTACGGCGCGTTCGTGGACCTCCCCAGCGGCCGCAGCGGGTTGGTTCACATCTCCGAGATCGCCGACACCTTCGTCCGCGACATCCGGGAGTATTTGCGCGAGGGCCAGACCGTCCGCGTGAAAGTTCTGGGCCTCAACGAGCGGGGCAAGCTCGACCTGTCCGTCAAACAGGCCCTCAGTCCCGAGGAGCGTGCCAACCGGCAGAAGCAGCGGACGACCTTCGAGGAGAAGCTGAAGGCCTTCCTCAAGCAGAGCGAGGAGCGGCTGCTCGACCTCAAGCGCAACACCGAGGCCAAGCGCGGCGGTCGCGGGCGCCGCCGGCGCTGA
- the eno gene encoding phosphopyruvate hydratase → MSSIVAVYAREVLDSRGNPTVEVDVHLESGATGRAAVPSGASTGVHEAVELRDGDVARYLGRGVRRAVRNVQERIAPEILGRDAADQAGLDRLLCELDGTADKSALGANAILATSLAVARAMASEQGVMLYRYLGGALADLLPVPLMNVINGGAHADNDLDIQEFMIVPVGAPSFADALRMGTETYHHLKALLRERDLDTGVGDEGGFAPDLPGAGAALDLLVGAIRRAGYEPGREIALALDVAATELYRDGRYRIDGRALDADGVVAYYESLIEQYPILSIEDGMSEDDWDGWGILTQALGGRVQLVGDDLFVTNVARLREGIERSVANAILVKPNQIGTLTETSGAVRLAQGSRYGVILSHRSGETEDVTIADLAVACGCGQIKTGAPCRSERVAKYNQLLRIEDDLKTAARYAGRQAFAR, encoded by the coding sequence ATGAGTTCGATCGTGGCGGTCTACGCGAGGGAAGTCCTCGACTCGCGCGGCAACCCGACGGTCGAGGTGGACGTGCACCTGGAGAGCGGCGCGACGGGGCGTGCGGCGGTCCCGTCCGGGGCCAGCACCGGTGTCCACGAGGCGGTCGAACTGCGCGACGGCGACGTCGCGCGCTACCTCGGCAGGGGCGTGCGGCGGGCCGTGCGCAACGTGCAGGAGCGGATCGCACCGGAGATCCTCGGACGCGACGCCGCCGACCAGGCCGGATTGGACCGACTCCTCTGCGAACTCGACGGGACGGCCGACAAGTCCGCGCTGGGCGCCAACGCCATCCTCGCGACCTCGCTGGCGGTCGCACGGGCGATGGCGTCCGAGCAGGGAGTCATGCTCTACCGCTATCTCGGAGGCGCGCTCGCCGACCTCTTGCCGGTCCCGCTGATGAACGTGATCAACGGCGGGGCCCACGCGGACAACGACCTGGACATCCAGGAGTTTATGATCGTTCCGGTGGGCGCGCCGTCGTTTGCCGACGCCCTCCGAATGGGCACGGAGACGTACCACCACCTCAAGGCCCTGCTGCGGGAGCGGGATCTCGACACGGGGGTGGGCGACGAAGGGGGCTTCGCGCCCGACCTGCCCGGAGCCGGGGCGGCGCTGGACCTGCTGGTGGGGGCGATCCGTCGGGCCGGTTATGAGCCGGGCCGCGAGATCGCGCTCGCGCTCGACGTCGCCGCCACCGAACTGTACCGGGACGGCCGATATCGCATCGACGGCAGGGCACTGGACGCCGACGGCGTCGTGGCCTACTACGAGAGTCTGATCGAGCAATACCCGATCCTGTCCATCGAGGACGGCATGAGCGAGGACGACTGGGATGGTTGGGGAATCCTGACGCAGGCGCTCGGCGGGCGGGTCCAGCTCGTCGGTGACGACCTGTTCGTCACGAACGTCGCCCGTCTGCGGGAGGGCATCGAACGGTCCGTGGCCAACGCGATCCTCGTCAAGCCCAACCAGATCGGCACACTCACCGAAACCTCTGGCGCCGTGCGGCTGGCCCAAGGGTCGCGTTACGGCGTCATCCTGTCCCACCGCTCTGGCGAGACCGAAGACGTGACGATCGCCGACCTCGCCGTTGCCTGCGGGTGTGGCCAGATCAAGACCGGCGCGCCCTGCCGGAGCGAGCGGGTGGCCAAGTACAATCAGTTGCTGCGGATCGAAGACGACCTGAAGACCGCGGCACGGTACGCCGGCCGCCAGGCCTTCGCGCGGTGA
- a CDS encoding septum formation initiator family protein: MATHAAAASAGRTGRTSRLARGLRLVIAGVLVVSFAVSFGRAAYRVYLLDRQIAELERTRSSLVEENGRLREQIRLLQQPAYIERVAREQLGLVRPGEIAVVLLPRPTPDPTPEPVP; the protein is encoded by the coding sequence GTGGCAACACACGCAGCAGCGGCGTCTGCGGGCCGAACCGGACGCACGTCGCGACTCGCGCGCGGACTGCGCTTGGTCATCGCAGGGGTCCTGGTGGTGTCGTTCGCGGTATCCTTCGGACGGGCCGCATACCGTGTGTACCTGCTGGACCGACAGATTGCCGAGCTCGAACGGACCCGGTCGTCGCTGGTCGAGGAGAACGGGCGGTTGCGCGAGCAGATCCGGCTGTTGCAGCAGCCGGCGTACATCGAGCGTGTGGCGCGAGAGCAACTGGGCCTGGTCCGTCCGGGCGAGATCGCCGTCGTCCTGTTGCCCAGACCGACGCCGGACCCAACGCCCGAACCCGTCCCCTGA
- a CDS encoding peptidylprolyl isomerase, with protein MRNPLGSLLRNRTAWVASVLALALVVGATVVAVRALRPRSAVAATVNGEPIYTAEVDRYVREIGQQYGIDFTQGEGPKQRKELADSILDQLIDRALILQEARRRNLLASDTDVDARVAEIRGSFPSQADFESALKVRGLSVADLRDRIRFDLTAQKLIAGISQPQVSEAEVRQYFAQNRSTFDQPAQARVRHILVKTESEARIVLARLRAGEDFAAVARELSQDPGSKDQGGELGPIQRGQTVPEFDRAAFSLPVGQISDPVKTSFGYHILQVQERTAAKPATLEGAREQIVRVLTDRKRRAAFEAWLKTAREQAKIVKNI; from the coding sequence ATGAGGAACCCCCTGGGAAGCCTTCTGAGAAACCGGACGGCGTGGGTGGCCTCGGTGCTCGCGCTGGCCCTGGTGGTGGGCGCGACGGTCGTCGCAGTGCGCGCACTGCGGCCCCGCAGCGCGGTCGCGGCGACGGTCAACGGCGAACCGATCTACACCGCCGAGGTGGACCGGTACGTGCGGGAAATCGGCCAGCAGTACGGGATCGACTTCACGCAGGGAGAGGGTCCCAAGCAGAGGAAGGAACTCGCCGACAGCATCCTCGACCAGCTCATCGACCGCGCCCTGATTCTGCAGGAGGCGCGCAGGCGCAATCTGCTCGCTTCGGACACCGACGTCGACGCCCGAGTCGCCGAGATCCGTGGAAGCTTCCCCTCCCAGGCCGACTTCGAGAGCGCGCTCAAGGTGCGGGGTCTGTCGGTGGCCGACCTGCGGGACCGCATCCGGTTCGACCTCACCGCCCAGAAGCTGATCGCGGGCATCAGCCAGCCGCAGGTCAGCGAGGCGGAGGTCAGGCAGTACTTCGCCCAGAACCGCTCGACGTTCGACCAGCCCGCTCAGGCCCGCGTCCGGCACATCCTCGTCAAGACGGAATCGGAGGCGCGCATCGTGCTGGCGAGACTGCGTGCCGGAGAGGACTTCGCCGCCGTGGCCAGGGAACTGAGCCAGGACCCAGGCAGCAAGGACCAGGGAGGGGAACTCGGCCCGATCCAGCGGGGACAGACCGTGCCCGAGTTCGACCGGGCGGCGTTCTCCCTGCCCGTCGGCCAGATCAGCGACCCGGTGAAGACGTCCTTCGGGTACCACATCCTGCAGGTCCAGGAGAGGACCGCGGCGAAGCCGGCCACCCTGGAAGGCGCGCGGGAGCAGATCGTCCGGGTGCTCACAGACCGCAAGCGGCGCGCGGCGTTCGAAGCGTGGCTGAAGACAGCGCGGGAGCAAGCCAAGATCGTGAAGAACATCTGA